In one Acomys russatus chromosome X, mAcoRus1.1, whole genome shotgun sequence genomic region, the following are encoded:
- the Eola2 gene encoding protein EOLA2 isoform X2, producing the protein MKFPCLSFRQPYAGLILNGVKTLETRWRPLLSSLQKCTIAIHIAQRDWEDDEWQEVLMERLGMSQTEIQTLLQEGEKYGRGVIAGLVDIGETLPCPETLATDEAVELETQAVLTNLQQKYLTPISNPRPRPRQLCLMKRMAQRASLVLWLCQ; encoded by the exons ATGAAGtttccctgcctctccttccGGCAGCCCTATGCTGGTTTAATCTTAAATGGAGTCAAGACTCTTGAGACACGTTGGCGTCCGCTATTGAGCAGCCTTCAGAAATGTACCATCGCCATCCACATTGCTcagagggactgggaagatgaCGAATGGCAGGAGGTGCTGATGGAAAGGTTGGGAATGTCCCAGACAGAGATTCAGACCTTActacaggaaggagaaaaatatggCAGAGGGGTGATAGCTG GACTTGTTGACATTGGAGAGACTTTGCCATGCCCAGAAACCTTAGCTACTGATGAGGCTGTGGAACTGGAAACTCAAGCTGTGCTAACCAACCTGCAGCAGAAGTATCTGACTCCAATTTCAAACCCCAG acccagacccagacagcTTTGCCTCATGAAGAGGATGGCACAGAGGGCATCCCTTGTGCTGTGGCTGTGTCAGTAG
- the Eola2 gene encoding protein EOLA2 isoform X1 has protein sequence MKFPCLSFRQPYAGLILNGVKTLETRWRPLLSSLQKCTIAIHIAQRDWEDDEWQEVLMERLGMSQTEIQTLLQEGEKYGRGVIAGLVDIGETLPCPETLATDEAVELETQAVLTNLQQKYLTPISNPRWLVEPIPRKGGKDIFQVDIPEHLIPLGKECSSE, from the exons ATGAAGtttccctgcctctccttccGGCAGCCCTATGCTGGTTTAATCTTAAATGGAGTCAAGACTCTTGAGACACGTTGGCGTCCGCTATTGAGCAGCCTTCAGAAATGTACCATCGCCATCCACATTGCTcagagggactgggaagatgaCGAATGGCAGGAGGTGCTGATGGAAAGGTTGGGAATGTCCCAGACAGAGATTCAGACCTTActacaggaaggagaaaaatatggCAGAGGGGTGATAGCTG GACTTGTTGACATTGGAGAGACTTTGCCATGCCCAGAAACCTTAGCTACTGATGAGGCTGTGGAACTGGAAACTCAAGCTGTGCTAACCAACCTGCAGCAGAAGTATCTGACTCCAATTTCAAACCCCAGGTGGTTAGTGGAGCCCATACctagaaaaggggggaaggataTATTCCAGGTAGACATCCCAGAGCACCTGATCCCTTTGGGTAAAGAGTGCAGCAGTGAATGA